The Candidatus Thermokryptus mobilis genome contains a region encoding:
- a CDS encoding glycosyltransferase family 4 protein: protein MRRVLMITYYFLPVVYAQSIRVFNFARSLTNYNWSTSILTLNHNFFPYLKDFTFSEKIKESGIKVYAVNLFKPFSKISTLNFPNTYKEFLSGASALILKFFGLPEPEQIWKARAIKFGEKILREDNFNVIIAFAPPLSNIQIGAHLSKKFKIPLIIDYSFTTNLEKHQSKEKKLLRNGSLIIADNRKIKDKLLQNHLFLDYNSVKIIPTGVNFSEFNSNEYDVKAENLVLTLALGKITVKKIKPILIALHQISRRDEFFKKSLILNLIGIPTRDVVNLILKLQLKENVKIFLNLQREAYIKLLRSSNFLIYIDEFDTVNIPYDYIGARKPYVAIINGQNNHRYIIGDYKNSLIADLNDPNSIVSAFEKAFDIFKNHKKISLVINEENYDINNIIISLVRELENFTYD, encoded by the coding sequence ATGAGAAGAGTTTTGATGATAACATATTACTTTCTCCCCGTTGTTTACGCTCAGAGTATAAGGGTTTTCAACTTCGCAAGGAGTTTAACGAATTATAACTGGTCTACATCAATTTTAACCTTAAACCATAACTTTTTCCCTTATCTTAAGGACTTCACATTCTCTGAAAAGATCAAGGAAAGCGGAATAAAAGTTTATGCGGTTAACCTTTTCAAACCGTTCTCAAAGATATCTACTTTAAATTTCCCAAACACCTATAAAGAATTTTTATCTGGGGCGAGCGCTTTAATTTTAAAATTTTTTGGTTTACCTGAACCTGAACAAATTTGGAAAGCAAGAGCGATAAAATTTGGTGAGAAAATTTTAAGAGAGGATAACTTCAATGTTATAATCGCATTTGCCCCTCCTCTTTCCAACATACAAATTGGCGCACATTTGTCAAAAAAATTCAAAATTCCGCTTATCATTGACTATTCATTCACAACAAACTTAGAAAAACATCAATCAAAAGAGAAAAAACTTTTAAGGAACGGCTCGCTCATCATTGCTGACAACAGAAAAATAAAAGACAAGCTACTTCAAAATCATCTCTTCCTTGACTATAACTCTGTAAAGATAATCCCAACTGGGGTTAACTTCTCGGAGTTTAATTCAAATGAATATGATGTTAAAGCCGAAAATTTAGTTCTCACGCTTGCATTGGGAAAAATAACTGTCAAAAAGATAAAGCCAATTTTAATCGCTCTGCATCAAATTTCACGAAGGGATGAATTCTTCAAAAAATCCCTAATTTTAAACCTAATAGGCATACCAACTCGAGATGTGGTGAACTTAATTTTAAAGCTTCAATTGAAAGAAAATGTCAAAATTTTTCTCAACTTACAACGAGAGGCATACATAAAGTTACTTCGCTCATCAAACTTTTTAATTTACATTGATGAATTTGATACCGTAAACATCCCGTATGATTACATCGGTGCGAGGAAACCATACGTAGCTATAATCAATGGACAAAACAATCATAGGTATATAATCGGCGATTATAAAAACAGCTTGATCGCTGATCTAAACGATCCGAATTCAATTGTTAGCGCCTTTGAGAAAGCGTTTGACATTTTTAAAAACCACAAGAAAATTTCACTTGTTATAAATGAAGAAAATTACGACATAAACAACATCATCATTTCGCTTGTTCGGGAGCTTGAAAATTTCACCTACGATTAA
- a CDS encoding acyl-CoA dehydrogenase family protein, translated as MLVGTKFKGIDFYNTEELLTEEEKMVRDTIREWVDEKVIPIIEKHYMEGTFPMHLIPEMAELGIFGATLPEKYGCANLNNVAYGLIMQELERGDSGIRSFASVQSALVMYPIYEFGSEEQKNYWLPKLAKGEKIGCFGLTEPDFGSNPGGLRTKAEYKNGGFVLNGTKMWITNGSIADVAVVWAKLDGVIRGFLVEKGTPGFETQEMKGKHSLRASVTSELIFQDCWIPEENLLPKTNGLKSALMCLTQARYGIAWGAIGAAMACFETALEYAKTRIQFDKPIASFQLVQEKLVYMLTEITKAQLLCIQLGRLKDQGKATYVQVSLAKRNNVYHALEIARLARDILGANGILNEYPVMRHMNNLESVKTYEGTHDIHTLIIGEYITGFSAFK; from the coding sequence ATGTTAGTGGGAACAAAATTTAAAGGGATTGATTTCTACAACACCGAGGAACTCCTCACCGAAGAGGAGAAAATGGTCAGGGACACAATAAGAGAATGGGTTGATGAAAAGGTTATACCGATAATTGAAAAACATTATATGGAAGGAACTTTTCCCATGCACCTTATACCTGAGATGGCGGAATTGGGAATTTTCGGAGCGACGCTTCCAGAAAAATATGGCTGTGCCAATTTAAACAATGTTGCATACGGTTTGATAATGCAAGAGCTTGAACGTGGGGACAGTGGAATAAGAAGTTTTGCCTCCGTTCAAAGTGCACTGGTTATGTATCCCATTTATGAGTTCGGAAGTGAAGAGCAAAAAAATTACTGGCTCCCGAAGCTTGCAAAGGGTGAAAAAATCGGTTGTTTTGGTCTGACTGAGCCCGACTTTGGTTCAAATCCCGGGGGACTGCGCACCAAGGCAGAATATAAAAACGGTGGTTTCGTTCTTAACGGCACAAAAATGTGGATCACAAATGGATCAATAGCAGATGTTGCTGTCGTTTGGGCTAAACTTGATGGTGTAATAAGGGGATTCCTCGTTGAAAAGGGAACACCAGGATTTGAAACTCAAGAAATGAAAGGAAAACATTCCCTCAGGGCTTCTGTAACAAGCGAACTTATATTTCAAGATTGCTGGATACCGGAAGAAAATTTGCTTCCAAAGACCAACGGTTTAAAATCAGCTCTTATGTGCTTGACACAAGCAAGATATGGAATCGCTTGGGGTGCTATTGGAGCTGCTATGGCTTGTTTTGAAACAGCGCTTGAATACGCAAAAACAAGAATTCAATTTGATAAACCGATAGCTTCGTTCCAACTCGTCCAAGAGAAGCTTGTCTATATGCTGACAGAAATAACAAAGGCACAACTTCTTTGCATTCAACTCGGGCGCTTGAAAGATCAAGGGAAAGCAACCTATGTCCAGGTCTCACTCGCAAAAAGAAATAACGTATATCACGCCCTTGAAATAGCACGCCTTGCAAGAGATATACTTGGGGCTAATGGCATATTGAACGAATATCCAGTCATGCGCCATATGAATAATCTTGAGTCGGTGAAGACATACGAAGGAACACACGACATACACACTTTGATAATCGGTGAATATATAACTGGCTTTTCAGCTTTCAAATAA
- a CDS encoding M24 family metallopeptidase: MRDWKAKVENVRKKLEEIDIDAILINHLPNIRYLTGFSGSSALCVITREKSFFITDFRYREQAKIQVKGFKRLIAVNESFFELIERKKILKGLRKIGFEAEHLAFLTLAKIRAKFKKIKLIPTYNFIEEISAIKTNEEIKLINEAIRISEKVFNEVLNLIKPGISEVEIASEISYLQRRNGAERDAFDIIVASGWRGALPHGVATNKKIKKGELVVIDFGCVYNGYHSDITRTIAVGKISSEAKKIYNIVLEAQERAIEAVRPGMRANELDAVARKFIKAKGYGKFFKHSLGHGIGTEIHTIPSISPRSDYVLKDGNVITIEPGIYIPGFCGVRIEDDILINSTAQILTTLPKNLIEL; encoded by the coding sequence ATGAGAGATTGGAAAGCTAAAGTTGAAAATGTCAGGAAAAAACTTGAGGAAATTGACATAGATGCCATCTTAATAAATCATCTGCCAAACATAAGATATCTGACGGGGTTTTCTGGCTCATCGGCACTTTGCGTGATAACAAGGGAAAAATCATTTTTTATAACCGATTTCAGATACCGAGAACAAGCGAAAATTCAAGTCAAGGGTTTTAAAAGGTTGATCGCTGTAAATGAATCCTTCTTTGAATTAATTGAAAGGAAAAAAATTTTAAAGGGATTAAGAAAAATCGGATTTGAAGCTGAACACTTGGCATTCTTAACCCTTGCGAAAATTAGGGCAAAGTTCAAAAAGATAAAGCTTATACCAACCTATAATTTCATTGAGGAGATATCCGCAATCAAGACAAACGAAGAAATTAAACTCATAAATGAAGCGATAAGGATAAGTGAGAAGGTCTTCAATGAGGTATTAAACCTGATAAAGCCGGGGATTTCGGAGGTTGAAATAGCATCTGAGATCTCGTATTTGCAAAGAAGAAATGGAGCCGAAAGGGATGCATTTGACATAATTGTTGCAAGTGGTTGGAGAGGGGCTCTACCGCATGGTGTTGCCACGAATAAAAAAATAAAGAAGGGCGAACTTGTCGTAATTGACTTTGGATGTGTTTATAATGGATATCACTCGGACATAACAAGGACGATAGCGGTTGGAAAGATTTCAAGCGAGGCGAAAAAAATTTATAACATAGTCCTTGAGGCGCAAGAGAGAGCAATTGAAGCTGTCAGACCGGGTATGAGAGCAAATGAACTTGATGCCGTCGCGAGAAAATTTATAAAAGCGAAGGGATACGGAAAATTTTTTAAACACTCACTTGGTCATGGGATAGGCACGGAGATTCATACCATTCCGAGCATTTCACCACGAAGTGACTATGTTTTAAAAGATGGAAATGTCATAACGATTGAGCCTGGGATTTACATACCTGGATTTTGCGGGGTAAGGATTGAGGATGATATTCTCATTAATTCAACCGCACAAATATTAACAACCTTACCAAAAAATTTGATTGAGTTATGA
- a CDS encoding NADH-quinone oxidoreductase subunit B, with amino-acid sequence MGLLDKRFENENIVITTVEDVLNWARLSSLWMMQFGLACCAIEMMAASASHFDIMRFGIIPRSSPRQADLMIVAGTVTLKMASRVKRLYEQMPDPKYVISMGSCANCGGPYWEHGYHVLKGVDRVIPVDVYVPGCPPRPEALLEGIIKLREKIRRESIVKKKLPPVYVEEK; translated from the coding sequence ATGGGACTTTTAGATAAAAGGTTTGAAAATGAGAACATAGTTATAACAACGGTTGAAGATGTCTTGAATTGGGCGAGATTGTCGTCTTTGTGGATGATGCAGTTTGGGCTTGCGTGTTGTGCGATTGAGATGATGGCGGCTTCAGCTTCGCATTTTGATATAATGAGGTTTGGGATAATACCAAGGTCATCACCAAGACAGGCGGATTTAATGATAGTCGCTGGGACAGTGACTTTAAAAATGGCTTCAAGGGTGAAAAGGTTGTATGAGCAGATGCCTGACCCGAAGTATGTCATTTCAATGGGCAGTTGCGCAAATTGTGGCGGTCCGTATTGGGAACATGGTTATCATGTTTTGAAGGGGGTGGATAGGGTTATCCCTGTTGATGTTTATGTTCCGGGTTGTCCGCCAAGACCAGAAGCATTGCTTGAGGGTATAATTAAGCTCAGAGAAAAAATAAGGCGAGAGAGCATAGTCAAGAAAAAGCTCCCGCCGGTCTATGTTGAAGAAAAATAA
- a CDS encoding NADH-quinone oxidoreductase subunit A, whose amino-acid sequence MLTEFAKVLLFLFIGVVFVAGGLITNRLLRPHRPNTEKSTIYECGEEPIGNPWIKFNIRFYTVALIFLIFDVEVVFLFPWAVIYKELGLFAFVEMVIFLAILILGFAYAWAKGDLEWDKPTPRFLEVEKKEFEKVEA is encoded by the coding sequence ATGCTAACTGAATTCGCCAAGGTTTTATTATTTTTGTTTATAGGAGTTGTTTTTGTTGCTGGTGGTTTAATCACAAATCGTTTACTTAGACCTCATAGACCCAACACCGAGAAATCCACAATTTATGAATGCGGGGAAGAACCAATTGGAAATCCCTGGATAAAGTTTAACATCAGGTTTTATACGGTGGCTTTGATATTTTTAATTTTTGATGTTGAAGTTGTTTTTCTCTTCCCTTGGGCTGTGATTTACAAGGAGCTTGGTTTATTTGCTTTCGTTGAGATGGTTATTTTCCTTGCTATTTTGATACTTGGTTTTGCATATGCTTGGGCGAAAGGTGACCTTGAGTGGGATAAACCAACGCCAAGGTTCCTTGAAGTTGAGAAGAAGGAATTTGAAAAAGTTGAAGCTTAA
- the guaB gene encoding IMP dehydrogenase produces the protein MAKIFKNKIIGIAYTFDDVLLVPAKSNVLPREVDISTKLTRNIKLNIPLVSAAMDTVTESEMAIAIAREGGIGIIHKNMSIERQASEVDKVKRSESGMILNPITLTPDRKVRDALEIMSTYRISGIPIVDSNGKLVGIVTNRDLRFEPDPDAEISRYMTNSNLITAPVGTTLEEAEKILQKYKIEKLPVVDKNGYLKGLITFKDVQKKKKYPNACKDELGRLRVGAAVGIRSDTIERVEELKKVNVDVIVIDTAHGHSKGVIEMLKKIKRKFPDLDVIAGNVATGEATLDLIKAGADAVKVGIGPGSICTTRVVTGVGVPQITAIMNCAEVAIRYKIPIIADGGIKQTGDIAKAIAAGADSVMIGALFAGTEESPGEKVLYEGRSYKVYRGMGSLEAMKSGSAERYFQDVEEDIKKLVPEGIEGRVPYKGHLHDVVYQMVGGLRSAMGYCGARNIEEMKLKTKFILMTNAGLRESHPHDVIITKEAPNYSISNL, from the coding sequence ATGGCTAAAATCTTCAAAAATAAAATCATCGGGATCGCATATACATTTGACGATGTCCTGCTTGTCCCGGCTAAATCAAATGTTTTACCACGGGAAGTTGATATCTCAACGAAACTGACCAGAAACATCAAGTTAAACATTCCACTTGTCAGCGCAGCAATGGACACGGTGACAGAGTCAGAGATGGCAATAGCGATTGCAAGGGAAGGTGGGATTGGCATAATTCACAAAAATATGTCTATTGAAAGGCAAGCAAGCGAAGTTGACAAGGTTAAACGATCCGAAAGCGGTATGATTTTAAACCCAATAACTTTGACACCAGATAGAAAAGTTCGCGATGCACTTGAGATAATGAGCACTTACAGAATCTCTGGTATTCCGATAGTTGATTCAAACGGTAAGCTTGTAGGCATAGTTACAAATCGCGATTTAAGATTTGAACCTGACCCCGATGCGGAAATCTCAAGGTATATGACGAATTCAAACTTGATAACCGCTCCTGTTGGCACTACGCTTGAAGAAGCTGAAAAAATTTTGCAAAAATACAAGATAGAAAAATTACCGGTCGTTGATAAAAATGGCTATTTGAAGGGACTGATAACATTCAAGGACGTACAAAAAAAGAAAAAATATCCGAACGCTTGTAAAGATGAACTCGGGAGATTGAGAGTTGGGGCAGCTGTTGGAATAAGGTCGGACACAATTGAAAGGGTTGAGGAACTTAAAAAAGTCAATGTTGATGTGATAGTTATTGACACGGCTCACGGTCATTCAAAGGGAGTGATTGAAATGTTGAAAAAGATAAAAAGGAAATTTCCCGATCTTGATGTAATAGCTGGGAATGTTGCAACTGGGGAAGCAACGCTTGATCTCATAAAAGCAGGAGCAGATGCGGTTAAAGTTGGAATAGGTCCGGGTTCAATTTGCACGACAAGGGTTGTCACTGGTGTTGGCGTTCCTCAGATAACAGCAATAATGAACTGTGCGGAAGTAGCAATCAGGTATAAAATCCCAATTATAGCCGACGGTGGAATAAAACAAACAGGCGACATAGCCAAAGCAATAGCCGCAGGCGCTGATTCCGTAATGATAGGCGCACTTTTCGCCGGAACTGAAGAAAGCCCTGGTGAAAAAGTTCTATACGAGGGAAGAAGCTATAAAGTTTATAGAGGTATGGGCTCGCTTGAAGCGATGAAATCAGGAAGTGCTGAAAGATATTTCCAAGATGTTGAAGAAGACATAAAAAAACTTGTTCCAGAAGGAATTGAAGGAAGAGTTCCATATAAAGGTCATCTCCACGATGTCGTATATCAAATGGTCGGTGGTTTGAGATCAGCTATGGGATATTGTGGAGCAAGAAACATTGAAGAAATGAAATTGAAAACAAAATTCATCCTTATGACAAACGCTGGACTAAGGGAGAGCCATCCGCACGATGTGATAATAACAAAAGAGGCGCCAAATTATAGTATATCAAATCTATAA
- a CDS encoding peptidylprolyl isomerase, which produces MAKAGNKIITTRDFIQRYELTVWLGKEKKTQVDKNKLEFLYSMIAEKLLALEALELGLDKEPEIEKAIKQTEKLLILDELYKLEIKNKVEVTEKEILEALPKFNTEVEVHYIIAKNKREADSIWSLLKKGIEFDSLMVELGQSENKEKLRWGDIYEPIEKVIYDYLSVGEVYQPILVDSLWYIIKLANKFSKFGLSPDEIESAKSQVRKIIQLRKEREKLIEFSQKFGEGKILKVDAQLLKLLFTEINKIVEKKKLIRRAENVAVYPIAILRDDFLEIKKNLAEHLDDHFLKADSFKRTLDYVIDQLSLKGFVLRSENQSVAGTLNSLLKTIINEEFLAFEGYRRGLDKSPEVLKDMEMWKDAYLAYALKRKLLDSLNLGKKITAEELLRGYFPADQIWEIKIQEILVDDLSFADSLLKLIEQGYDMGELARRFSKREWARENGGIIGYVLSNQLGEIGQIAGTLEPGQVYGPIYTDEGYSIFKLLDKRKPKDTLYVANYDTFNIALNKLIASLANKYGVEVKYEMLKLVEVTYINTIVVRFLGFGNRILAVPLLERNVDWLRFLKNRKLPLP; this is translated from the coding sequence TTGGCTAAGGCGGGGAATAAAATCATAACAACACGGGATTTCATCCAAAGATATGAGCTAACGGTTTGGCTGGGGAAGGAGAAAAAAACGCAGGTTGACAAAAACAAGCTTGAATTTTTATACTCAATGATAGCGGAAAAATTACTTGCGCTTGAAGCTTTAGAACTTGGCTTGGATAAAGAGCCGGAGATTGAAAAAGCGATAAAACAGACTGAAAAGCTCCTCATACTTGATGAGCTCTATAAACTTGAGATAAAAAATAAGGTTGAGGTTACAGAAAAAGAGATACTTGAAGCACTGCCTAAATTTAACACGGAAGTTGAAGTTCATTACATAATAGCGAAAAATAAAAGAGAGGCGGATTCTATTTGGAGCTTGCTGAAAAAGGGAATTGAATTTGATAGCTTGATGGTTGAACTTGGTCAAAGTGAGAACAAAGAAAAATTAAGATGGGGTGACATTTATGAGCCGATTGAAAAAGTAATTTATGATTATCTCTCTGTCGGTGAGGTTTATCAGCCAATACTTGTTGACTCACTATGGTATATAATCAAGCTTGCGAATAAATTTTCAAAGTTTGGCTTAAGCCCAGATGAGATTGAGAGCGCTAAAAGTCAGGTTAGGAAGATCATACAGTTAAGGAAAGAGAGGGAGAAGCTTATTGAATTCTCTCAAAAATTCGGTGAGGGGAAGATATTGAAAGTTGATGCTCAACTTTTAAAACTTCTTTTTACCGAGATAAACAAGATAGTTGAAAAGAAAAAACTTATAAGGCGAGCTGAGAATGTCGCAGTTTATCCGATCGCAATTTTAAGAGATGATTTTTTGGAGATAAAGAAAAATCTTGCGGAGCATCTTGATGATCACTTTTTGAAGGCAGATAGCTTCAAAAGGACGCTTGATTATGTGATAGATCAGCTATCGCTTAAAGGTTTTGTCCTGCGCTCGGAAAATCAAAGTGTTGCTGGGACATTAAATTCACTTTTAAAAACGATCATAAATGAGGAATTTCTCGCCTTTGAGGGATATCGCCGTGGACTTGATAAATCGCCCGAGGTTTTAAAAGATATGGAGATGTGGAAGGATGCTTACCTTGCTTATGCTCTGAAAAGAAAGTTACTTGACTCACTTAACTTGGGGAAGAAGATAACCGCTGAGGAACTTTTGAGAGGTTATTTCCCAGCGGATCAGATATGGGAGATAAAAATTCAAGAAATACTTGTTGATGATTTATCTTTTGCTGATTCTCTTTTGAAGTTGATAGAACAGGGTTATGATATGGGTGAGCTTGCAAGAAGATTTTCAAAAAGGGAATGGGCAAGGGAAAATGGAGGTATCATTGGATATGTCCTTTCAAATCAACTTGGTGAAATTGGACAAATCGCTGGAACACTTGAACCAGGGCAAGTTTACGGACCAATTTATACCGATGAAGGTTATTCAATTTTTAAGCTTCTTGACAAACGAAAACCGAAAGATACGCTTTATGTCGCAAATTATGACACTTTCAACATCGCATTGAACAAACTCATTGCTTCGCTTGCCAATAAGTATGGCGTTGAAGTGAAATATGAGATGCTGAAGTTGGTTGAAGTTACATACATAAATACGATTGTCGTTCGTTTTCTTGGTTTTGGCAATAGAATTCTTGCGGTTCCGTTGCTTGAGAGAAATGTAGATTGGTTGAGATTTTTGAAAAACAGGAAATTACCCCTGCCATAA
- a CDS encoding NADH-quinone oxidoreductase subunit C: MQPTEIYERIKEKFEDAIVEFKPDAITEPYLEVKPDRIKDICEFLRDEPELAFDYLMCLSGVDYANGTLGVVYHIYSMKHAHRFVLKVKVPVENPVVKSVESVWKSANWHEREAYDMFGIIFEGHPDLRRILMPYDWPEGSYPLRKDFQVPEFYNGMKVPY; this comes from the coding sequence ATGCAACCAACAGAGATATATGAGCGAATAAAAGAGAAATTTGAAGACGCAATAGTTGAGTTCAAACCCGATGCAATCACTGAACCGTATCTTGAAGTAAAACCGGATAGAATTAAAGATATATGTGAATTTTTGCGCGATGAACCTGAACTTGCGTTTGACTATTTGATGTGCTTAAGCGGAGTTGATTATGCGAATGGGACGCTTGGCGTTGTTTATCATATCTATTCAATGAAACACGCTCACAGGTTTGTTTTAAAAGTTAAAGTTCCAGTTGAAAACCCAGTTGTCAAATCCGTTGAATCGGTTTGGAAGAGCGCAAACTGGCACGAGCGCGAGGCATATGATATGTTTGGAATTATATTTGAAGGTCATCCTGATTTGAGGAGGATTTTGATGCCGTATGATTGGCCAGAGGGAAGTTATCCTTTGAGAAAGGATTTTCAAGTTCCAGAATTTTACAATGGTATGAAAGTTCCATATTGA
- a CDS encoding NADH-quinone oxidoreductase subunit D: MATYEITTRSIRGDLKTDTMILNMGPQHPSTHGVLRLELVVDGEIIVDVIPHIGYLHRCFEKHAEQMTNYQQVIPYTDRMDYVAAMGNELAYVLAVEKLMGLEVPERVQYIRVIMAELQRIASHLLAIGTYGLDLGAFTPFLWCFREREKILDMFEITCGARLLYNYIWIGGVSHDLPSEFGKKLKDFLKTFPKALKEINDLLTFNKIFIDRTANVGVLPADVAINYGCSGPMLRGSGVKFDLRKNEPYLVYDRFEFDIPVGEGKMGTVGDCWDRYYVRVREMEESLKIIEQAWEQIPAGDVHSAIPRKVRPPQGEVYFRTENPRGEIGFYIISDGHSSSPFRVKARAPSFVNLSVLPEISKGYMIADLVAILGSVDIVLGEVDR; encoded by the coding sequence ATGGCTACATATGAAATAACCACCCGTTCAATCAGGGGTGATTTAAAGACGGATACAATGATTTTGAATATGGGGCCTCAACATCCCTCCACTCATGGGGTCTTGCGACTTGAACTTGTTGTTGATGGGGAGATAATCGTTGATGTGATACCGCATATAGGATATCTTCATCGTTGCTTTGAAAAACACGCCGAACAAATGACGAATTATCAACAGGTTATCCCCTATACCGATCGGATGGATTATGTGGCAGCTATGGGAAATGAACTTGCTTATGTTCTTGCGGTTGAAAAATTGATGGGACTTGAGGTTCCAGAAAGAGTTCAATATATACGGGTTATAATGGCTGAGTTACAAAGGATAGCAAGTCACCTCCTTGCGATTGGGACTTATGGACTTGACCTTGGAGCTTTTACGCCGTTTTTGTGGTGTTTCAGAGAAAGGGAAAAGATACTTGATATGTTTGAGATAACCTGCGGAGCAAGGTTACTTTATAACTATATCTGGATCGGTGGCGTCTCACATGATTTACCATCCGAGTTTGGGAAAAAATTAAAGGACTTTTTGAAAACATTTCCGAAGGCGTTGAAAGAGATAAATGATCTTTTGACATTTAATAAAATTTTCATAGATAGGACGGCAAACGTCGGTGTTTTGCCCGCAGATGTTGCCATAAATTACGGCTGTAGTGGTCCAATGCTTCGCGGTTCTGGAGTTAAATTTGATTTGAGGAAAAATGAACCATACCTTGTTTATGATAGATTTGAGTTTGATATACCTGTCGGTGAAGGGAAGATGGGAACTGTTGGTGATTGTTGGGATAGGTATTATGTCAGGGTTAGGGAGATGGAGGAAAGTTTGAAGATAATTGAGCAAGCTTGGGAACAAATCCCAGCTGGGGATGTTCATTCGGCTATCCCGAGAAAAGTTAGACCACCGCAGGGAGAGGTTTATTTCAGAACCGAAAACCCAAGAGGCGAGATCGGCTTTTACATCATAAGCGACGGTCACTCGTCAAGTCCATTCAGAGTTAAAGCCAGGGCTCCAAGCTTTGTTAATTTGTCTGTGTTGCCGGAGATCTCAAAAGGTTATATGATAGCTGACCTTGTTGCAATCCTTGGAAGCGTTGATATAGTTCTCGGTGAGGTTGATCGGTGA
- the pfkA gene encoding 6-phosphofructokinase, which translates to MKRIGVFTSGGDAPGMNACIRAVVRAGIYYGLEVIGIGHGYQGMINGEFIPLQARSVSNILQRGGTILKTARSEEFMTKEGRAKAAKNLKEQGIEALVAIGGDGTFRGAIALYEEHGIPSVGIPATIDNDLYGTDYTIGYDTAVNTALESIDKIRDTADAHDRLFYVEVMGRTSGFIAVEAGIGGGAEYIAIPEEQTDYEEIKNVLKGFRKDKTSSIIIVAEGDEEGGAFKIARKVKELYGFDYRVVVLGHIQRGGSPSARDRILASKLGVAAVEALISGKFNVMVGEVKGEIKLTPLKETFRRRKELDPYLLKIAKILSI; encoded by the coding sequence ATGAAAAGAATTGGTGTTTTTACAAGCGGTGGTGATGCTCCGGGGATGAACGCCTGTATAAGAGCTGTTGTAAGAGCGGGGATTTATTACGGTCTGGAAGTCATAGGTATCGGTCATGGTTATCAAGGGATGATAAACGGTGAATTCATCCCTCTTCAGGCACGATCGGTTTCAAATATACTTCAACGTGGCGGGACGATTCTCAAAACAGCAAGGTCTGAAGAATTTATGACAAAAGAAGGACGAGCAAAAGCAGCGAAAAATCTAAAAGAGCAGGGCATTGAAGCACTTGTTGCCATAGGTGGTGATGGAACATTTAGAGGTGCCATCGCACTATACGAAGAACACGGGATACCATCAGTTGGAATCCCTGCTACGATTGATAATGACCTTTATGGGACTGATTACACAATTGGTTATGATACGGCTGTAAATACAGCGCTTGAATCAATTGACAAAATAAGGGACACTGCCGACGCCCACGATAGATTGTTTTATGTTGAGGTTATGGGAAGAACTTCGGGATTCATAGCTGTTGAAGCCGGAATAGGTGGCGGGGCTGAATATATAGCAATCCCAGAAGAACAGACAGATTATGAGGAGATAAAAAATGTTCTGAAGGGATTCAGAAAGGACAAAACAAGCAGTATAATCATAGTTGCCGAAGGAGATGAGGAGGGTGGAGCGTTTAAAATCGCAAGAAAAGTGAAGGAACTTTATGGCTTTGATTATCGCGTTGTTGTCCTCGGACACATACAGCGTGGTGGCTCGCCAAGCGCAAGGGATAGAATACTTGCAAGTAAACTTGGCGTGGCAGCTGTTGAAGCACTTATTTCGGGAAAATTTAATGTGATGGTAGGCGAAGTAAAAGGAGAGATAAAATTAACCCCGCTTAAGGAAACATTCAGAAGAAGGAAAGAGCTTGACCCTTATCTTTTGAAGATAGCGAAAATACTTTCCATATAA